The genomic interval CCTTGCCCGTTCTCGATCATCATCCGCGAGACGGCGCGCGTGACGTAGAGCAGACCCTTGACGTTCGTGTCGATCATCTTGTCCCAGTCCATCGGGTCGCCCTCGTCGATGTGCTCGAACCCGGAAGCCAGTCCGGCATTGTTGACCAGTACGTCGATCGTGCGGAAATGGCCGGGCAGCGCGTCGATCGCGCTCTCGGTCTGGAAACGGTCGCGCACGTCGAATCCGAGGACCAGCGCCTTGACGCCGAATTCCTTTTCCAAGCGGTCGTTGAGGGCTTGCAGCCGGTCCGTCCGACGACCGGTGATGACCAGATCGTAACCCAGTTCGGCCAGCGCCCGTGCGGTGGCGGCTCCTATGCCCGAGGAAGCTCCCGTGATAAATGCCGTTTTGCTCA from Alistipes ihumii AP11 carries:
- a CDS encoding SDR family NAD(P)-dependent oxidoreductase, with translation MSKTAFITGASSGIGAATARALAELGYDLVITGRRTDRLQALNDRLEKEFGVKALVLGFDVRDRFQTESAIDALPGHFRTIDVLVNNAGLASGFEHIDEGDPMDWDKMIDTNVKGLLYVTRAVSRMMIENGQGGHIVNIGSIAGTQPYENGAVYCASKHAVHALSQGMRMDLLSHGIKVTEIRPGMVDTEFSTVRFHGDRERAREVYRGIEPLTGDDIARIVAWIVSLPAHVNINDIEVMPARQANAYLTCRKPVAAKQ